In one Butyrivibrio proteoclasticus B316 genomic region, the following are encoded:
- a CDS encoding carbamoyl phosphate synthase small subunit → MKARLILEDGTIFTGKHIGFDKDVVSEIVFNTSMAGYTEVFTDPSYAGQAVCMTYPLIGNYGVCLEDMESERPWVDAIIVRELSHVASNFRCDMTIQEFMSKYEIPGIEGIDTRALVRHLRDKGTMNGYLTTNDNLTYEDVVDKLHAYTTGDVVSKVSCKEKKFRQGVTDIAENGPLSGSASFNKEDYEACLNGDLSKREKRPAIVKELNGKGLKVALLDLGAKKNIADSLVARGCDVTIYPFDTSAEEILRDKPDGIMLSNGPGDPKDCRGVIAEIKKLYASDVPIFAICLGHQLMALATGADTFKLKYGHRGGNHPVKDLSNGRVYISSQNHGYVVDTDRLDKAVAEPAFINVNDGTNEGLSYVGKNIFTVQFHPEACPGPQDSSYLFDRFIGMMCAQK, encoded by the coding sequence ATGAAAGCACGTTTAATATTAGAAGATGGAACAATATTCACTGGTAAGCATATAGGTTTTGATAAGGATGTTGTCAGCGAGATTGTTTTTAATACTTCAATGGCTGGTTATACAGAGGTTTTCACTGATCCGTCTTACGCGGGTCAGGCAGTTTGTATGACCTATCCACTTATAGGAAACTATGGCGTATGCCTTGAAGATATGGAATCAGAGCGCCCCTGGGTTGATGCAATCATTGTCAGGGAATTATCCCATGTTGCATCTAACTTCAGATGTGACATGACAATTCAGGAATTCATGAGTAAGTATGAGATTCCCGGAATTGAGGGAATTGATACAAGAGCTCTTGTAAGACACCTTCGCGATAAGGGAACTATGAACGGATATCTTACAACAAACGATAACTTAACTTATGAGGATGTTGTAGATAAGCTTCATGCCTACACCACAGGAGATGTAGTCAGCAAGGTGTCCTGTAAGGAAAAGAAGTTCAGACAGGGCGTAACTGATATCGCTGAGAATGGCCCTCTGTCAGGCAGTGCCTCTTTTAACAAGGAAGACTACGAGGCTTGCCTTAATGGAGACCTCAGCAAAAGAGAGAAGAGACCGGCCATCGTCAAAGAGCTAAACGGCAAAGGACTTAAGGTTGCGCTTCTGGATCTTGGAGCCAAGAAGAATATAGCTGATTCACTTGTTGCAAGAGGATGTGATGTCACAATTTATCCATTCGACACAAGCGCTGAGGAAATCCTCAGGGATAAGCCCGACGGAATCATGCTCTCTAACGGCCCTGGAGATCCCAAGGACTGCAGAGGCGTGATTGCAGAGATCAAGAAGCTGTACGCTTCAGATGTACCTATTTTTGCAATATGCCTTGGTCATCAGCTCATGGCCCTTGCTACAGGTGCTGATACCTTTAAACTTAAGTACGGTCACAGAGGTGGAAACCACCCGGTAAAAGACCTTTCAAACGGCAGAGTTTATATCTCTTCACAGAATCATGGATATGTGGTTGACACAGATAGACTGGACAAAGCAGTAGCTGAGCCCGCTTTTATAAATGTAAACGACGGAACCAATGAGGGACTTTCTTACGTTGGTAAGAATATCTTCACTGTTCAGTTCCATCCGGAAGCATGTCCGGGACCACAGGACAGCAGTTATCTGTTTGATCGTTTTATTGGTATGATGTGCGCTCAAAAGTGA
- a CDS encoding phosphoribosylformylglycinamidine synthase, producing the protein MSTVRRIYVEKKEPYAGKARELRHEISGYLGIKGVEKVRIFIRYDVENVSDDVFEKAVGTVFSEPPVDILYREKIDIPEGAKVFSIEALPGQFDQRADSAEQCVRFIKGDEEPVIRTAVTYMLIGNITEEELEKIKDYTMNPVDSRIASDDKPQTLVETYDDPEDVKIFDGFKDMTEADLKALYQSLGLAMTFNDFKWIQQYFHDDEKRDPSMTEIRVLDTYWSDHCRHTTFGTELKDISFEDGFFAEPIKASYEDYLASRDALYTTDDKKKEKFISLMDIALMGMKKLKKDGKLTDMEESEENNACTVVVPVEVDYGNGPSLENWLVFFKNETHNHPTEIEPFGGAATCLGGAIRDPLSGRGYVYQAMRVTGAADPTVPVAETMKGKLSQKKLVRGAASGYSSYGNQIGLATGYVKEVYHPGYVAKRMEIGAVMGAAPQEHVIRESADPGDIIILLGGRTGRDGCGGATGSSKAHDSKSLTTCGAEVQKGNAPTERKLQRLFRRPEVSELIKKCNDFGAGGVSVAIGELAPGLDINLDLVPKKYAGLDGTELAISESQERMAVVVDPKDADKFLDYAAEENLEAVKVAVVTEDPRLVLNWRGKKIVDIKRAFLDTNGAHQETTVKVEALASDDNYLNKIASSEVAEALDKGDVKAALKAELSDLNVCSQKGLVEMFDSSIGAGSVLMPYGGKYQLTETQAMVAKLPVLGGKTDTVTMMSYGFDPYLSSWSPYHGAAYAVTESVARIVATGGDYKNLHFTFQEYFKRMTEDPTRWSQPFAALLGAFDAQMKFGIASIGGKDSMSGSFNEINVPPTLVSFAVDVAKQSDVVTPELKKSGNKLVQFKIAKDKYDLPDYDKVMKLYGQITELMRSGAIVSAYAEDCYGLAAALCKMSFGNGLGIKISDSVEAGELFTNDIADIVAEVSEDRLADALKVEGAREIGEVTDAPVFAVGSVELSMDEALESWKNKLEKVFHSTVNEEKTAVKSDLYRAESIHICKNKVAKPTVFIPVFPGTNCEYDSAQAFQRAGADVNIKIFRNRNAQDITESVAEFKKAIENAQIIMFPGGFSAGDEPDGSAKFFATAFQNEAIKEAVEDLLHNRDGLALGICNGFQAMIKLGLVPNGTITGQSADSPTLTFNTIGRHISKMATIKVVSNNSPWLSQAELGGVYTNPASHGEGRFVAPEDVLDKLFANGQIATQYCDLEGNVTMDDEWNINGSYRAVEGILSPDGRCLGKMAHSERRGDGVAINIYGEQDLRIFESGVQYFK; encoded by the coding sequence ATGAGCACTGTAAGACGAATCTACGTAGAAAAGAAAGAACCTTACGCAGGAAAGGCAAGAGAGCTGCGTCATGAGATTTCAGGTTACCTTGGGATCAAGGGCGTTGAGAAGGTAAGGATCTTTATCAGATATGATGTGGAAAATGTATCTGATGATGTATTTGAGAAGGCTGTAGGAACCGTATTTTCCGAGCCTCCTGTAGACATACTTTACAGGGAAAAAATAGATATTCCTGAGGGAGCCAAAGTATTCAGTATTGAGGCACTTCCGGGACAATTTGACCAGAGAGCGGATTCTGCCGAGCAGTGTGTTCGTTTTATAAAGGGTGATGAGGAGCCTGTTATCAGAACTGCAGTAACTTATATGCTCATAGGAAATATAACAGAGGAAGAGCTTGAGAAGATCAAGGACTATACAATGAACCCTGTTGATTCACGTATAGCTTCTGATGACAAGCCGCAGACACTTGTTGAAACCTACGATGATCCTGAAGATGTCAAGATTTTTGATGGCTTCAAGGATATGACTGAAGCTGATCTTAAGGCGCTTTATCAGTCACTTGGCCTTGCTATGACTTTCAATGATTTCAAGTGGATCCAGCAATACTTCCATGATGATGAGAAGCGTGATCCTTCTATGACAGAGATCAGAGTGCTTGATACATACTGGTCTGATCACTGCCGCCATACAACATTTGGTACAGAGCTTAAAGACATCTCCTTTGAAGACGGCTTTTTTGCCGAGCCTATCAAGGCTTCTTATGAAGATTACCTTGCGAGCAGAGATGCTCTTTACACAACAGATGATAAGAAAAAAGAGAAATTCATTTCCCTTATGGATATCGCCCTTATGGGAATGAAGAAGCTCAAAAAGGACGGAAAGCTCACAGACATGGAAGAGTCTGAAGAGAACAATGCGTGTACAGTAGTTGTTCCTGTAGAAGTTGACTACGGTAACGGCCCTTCTTTAGAGAACTGGCTTGTATTCTTCAAGAACGAAACTCACAACCATCCTACAGAGATCGAGCCATTTGGTGGCGCAGCTACATGTCTTGGCGGTGCTATAAGAGATCCTCTTTCAGGAAGAGGCTATGTATATCAGGCTATGCGTGTTACAGGTGCTGCAGATCCAACAGTTCCTGTAGCTGAGACTATGAAGGGCAAGCTCTCACAGAAAAAGCTTGTTAGAGGCGCTGCAAGCGGCTATTCATCATATGGTAACCAGATTGGCCTTGCAACAGGCTATGTAAAAGAGGTATATCACCCTGGTTACGTTGCCAAGAGAATGGAGATTGGCGCGGTTATGGGTGCTGCTCCACAGGAGCATGTAATTAGAGAAAGCGCTGATCCGGGAGATATCATTATCCTCCTCGGCGGAAGAACAGGTAGAGATGGCTGCGGCGGAGCAACAGGTTCCTCCAAGGCTCACGACAGCAAATCACTTACAACCTGCGGAGCTGAGGTTCAGAAGGGTAATGCTCCTACAGAGCGTAAGCTTCAGAGACTCTTTAGAAGACCTGAAGTTAGTGAGCTTATAAAGAAGTGTAACGACTTTGGTGCAGGCGGAGTTTCAGTAGCAATCGGTGAGCTTGCGCCGGGACTTGATATTAACCTTGACCTTGTTCCCAAGAAGTACGCAGGTCTTGATGGAACAGAGCTTGCTATTTCTGAGTCACAGGAGAGAATGGCAGTTGTAGTTGATCCTAAGGATGCTGATAAATTCCTTGATTATGCGGCTGAGGAGAATCTTGAGGCTGTTAAGGTTGCGGTCGTTACAGAAGACCCAAGACTTGTCCTTAACTGGAGAGGCAAGAAGATTGTAGATATCAAGAGAGCTTTCCTTGATACAAACGGAGCACATCAGGAGACTACAGTTAAGGTAGAAGCTCTTGCAAGCGATGATAATTATTTGAATAAGATTGCAAGCAGCGAGGTTGCAGAGGCTCTCGATAAGGGAGATGTCAAGGCAGCTCTTAAGGCTGAGCTCTCAGACCTCAATGTATGTTCACAGAAAGGCCTCGTAGAAATGTTCGACTCATCAATCGGAGCCGGATCAGTTCTCATGCCTTATGGTGGTAAATATCAGCTCACAGAGACACAGGCAATGGTAGCTAAGCTTCCTGTTCTCGGTGGCAAAACAGATACAGTAACAATGATGAGCTATGGCTTTGATCCATATCTTTCAAGCTGGAGCCCATATCATGGTGCTGCCTACGCTGTAACTGAGTCTGTTGCGAGAATCGTAGCAACAGGTGGTGATTACAAGAACCTCCACTTCACATTCCAGGAGTACTTTAAGAGAATGACTGAGGATCCTACAAGATGGAGCCAGCCATTTGCAGCACTTCTTGGCGCTTTCGATGCACAGATGAAGTTTGGAATTGCTTCAATCGGTGGTAAGGACTCAATGTCCGGATCCTTTAATGAGATAAACGTTCCTCCTACACTTGTTTCTTTTGCCGTAGATGTGGCTAAACAGTCAGATGTTGTTACACCTGAGCTTAAAAAGAGCGGAAACAAGCTTGTTCAGTTCAAGATTGCCAAGGATAAATACGACCTTCCTGATTATGACAAGGTTATGAAGCTGTACGGACAGATCACAGAGCTCATGAGAAGCGGCGCGATCGTATCCGCTTATGCTGAGGACTGCTATGGTCTTGCGGCTGCTCTTTGTAAGATGTCTTTTGGTAATGGACTTGGAATTAAGATTTCTGATTCTGTTGAGGCTGGGGAGCTGTTTACAAACGATATTGCAGACATCGTTGCTGAGGTTTCAGAGGACAGACTTGCAGATGCACTTAAGGTGGAAGGTGCTAGAGAAATCGGCGAAGTTACAGATGCTCCAGTATTTGCAGTAGGTTCTGTAGAGCTTTCAATGGATGAAGCCCTTGAGTCATGGAAGAACAAGCTTGAGAAGGTATTCCATTCAACAGTCAACGAAGAAAAGACTGCAGTTAAATCAGATCTTTACAGAGCTGAGAGTATTCATATCTGCAAGAACAAGGTTGCAAAACCTACAGTATTTATACCGGTATTTCCTGGAACTAACTGCGAGTACGACAGTGCTCAGGCTTTCCAGAGAGCAGGCGCAGATGTAAATATCAAGATTTTCAGAAACAGAAATGCACAGGACATTACAGAGTCTGTAGCTGAGTTCAAAAAGGCTATCGAGAACGCACAGATCATTATGTTCCCGGGCGGATTCTCAGCAGGTGATGAACCTGACGGAAGTGCCAAGTTCTTTGCAACTGCCTTCCAGAATGAGGCTATTAAGGAAGCTGTAGAAGACCTGCTTCATAACAGAGATGGTCTTGCACTTGGTATCTGTAACGGATTCCAGGCTATGATCAAGCTGGGCCTTGTACCAAATGGAACAATTACAGGCCAGAGCGCTGACTCACCTACACTTACATTTAATACTATCGGAAGACACATCTCCAAGATGGCAACGATCAAGGTTGTTTCCAATAATTCACCTTGGCTGTCTCAGGCAGAGCTTGGAGGAGTTTACACAAACCCTGCTTCTCACGGTGAAGGACGTTTTGTTGCTCCTGAGGATGTTCTTGATAAGCTCTTTGCAAACGGACAGATTGCAACACAGTATTGTGATCTTGAGGGCAATGTAACTATGGATGATGAGTGGAATATCAATGGTTCATACAGAGCAGTTGAAGGTATCCTCTCACCGGATGGAAGATGTCTTGGTAAGATGGCTCATTCAGAGCGTCGCGGCGACGGCGTTGCTATCAACATCTATGGAGAGCAGGACCTTCGCATCTTCGAATCAGGTGTACAGTATTTCAAATAA
- the carB gene encoding carbamoyl-phosphate synthase large subunit has translation MPKNKDVKKVLVIGSGPIVIGQAAEFDYAGTQACRSLKEEGIEVVLVNSNPATIMTDKDIADEVYIEPLTVKVLEQIIEKEKPDSILPTLGGQAGLNLGMELDESGFLKSHGVKLLGTTAETIRKAEDRQEFKDTMEKIGEPCAASLVVHNVEDGISFAGKIGYPVVLRPAFTLGGSGGGIAYNAAQCREILENGLRLSRANEVLVERCIAGWKEIEYEVMRDSLGNCITVCNMENIDPVGVHTGDSIVVAPSQTLSDKEYQMLRSAALNIIDELKITGGCNVQFALHPTSFEYCVIEVNPRVSRSSALASKATGYPIAKVAAKIALGYTLDEIKNAITGKTYASFEPTLDYCVVKFPRLPFDKFITAKRTLTTQMKATGEVMSICTNFEGAMMKAIRSLEQHVDCLTSYDFSDLDDDELIDRLKVVDDQRIWVIAEALRRGISHEEIHDITMIDLWFIDKLHTLVKMELKLLRCGEKNTAGKTGTLDDAKKVISFETMLEAKRLEYPDTVISRLTRFPVSVLKELRDYYNIHASFKIVDTCAAEFAAETPYYYSVYNGPDSEDEAAIKSDSDKKKILVLGSGPIRIGQGIEFDYCSVHATWAFKNEGYETIIINNNPETVSTDFDIADKLYFEPLTAEDVENIVRLEKPDGAVVQFGGQTAIKLTQDLMKMGVKIYGTDAKDVDAAEDREIFDQILEETQIKRAQGATVYTAEEAKEVANRLGYPVLVRPSYVLGGQGMQIALSDEEIEEFMNIINRYAQDHPILVDKYLQGVETEVDAVCDGEDIVIPGIMEHIERSGIHSGDSISVYPAQSLSDKVKETIAEYTKRLAKALHVIGLINVQFIAVGDEVYIIEANPRSSRTVPYISKVTGIPIVDLAAQVMMGKKLKDLGYKPGLQPEAGYVAIKMPVFSFEKIRGAEISLGPEMKSTGECLGISKSFDEALYKAFLGAGVKLPKYKQMIITVKDADKGEVIDIARRYKKLGYIIYATRSTADTLNENGVSARKINRLSQESPTVIDLILGHKIDLVIDTPTQGRDKTRDGFIIRRTAIETGVNVITALDTARALVTSLESASSEEKLTLVDIAKL, from the coding sequence ATGCCCAAGAATAAAGATGTTAAAAAGGTTCTCGTAATTGGTTCAGGACCTATAGTTATAGGACAGGCTGCGGAGTTTGATTATGCCGGAACTCAGGCCTGCAGATCTCTCAAGGAAGAGGGAATAGAGGTAGTTCTTGTGAACTCCAACCCTGCTACGATCATGACTGATAAGGATATTGCTGATGAGGTTTACATTGAGCCTCTTACAGTCAAGGTTTTAGAGCAGATCATAGAAAAAGAAAAACCTGATTCAATCCTTCCTACACTTGGAGGACAGGCAGGACTTAACCTTGGAATGGAGCTTGATGAATCAGGCTTCCTTAAATCACATGGTGTTAAGCTTCTTGGAACAACAGCTGAGACTATCAGAAAAGCTGAGGATCGTCAGGAATTCAAGGATACAATGGAGAAGATTGGCGAGCCATGTGCTGCGTCTTTGGTCGTTCACAATGTTGAAGACGGTATCTCTTTTGCCGGTAAGATTGGATATCCTGTAGTGCTCAGACCTGCATTTACTCTTGGTGGATCAGGCGGCGGTATTGCCTACAACGCAGCCCAGTGCAGGGAAATCCTTGAGAATGGTCTTAGATTATCCCGTGCCAACGAGGTTCTGGTTGAGAGATGTATCGCAGGCTGGAAAGAGATCGAGTATGAGGTAATGCGTGACAGCCTTGGTAACTGCATTACAGTTTGTAATATGGAAAACATAGATCCTGTTGGTGTTCATACAGGAGATTCAATAGTTGTAGCACCTTCTCAGACACTTTCCGACAAGGAATATCAGATGCTCAGAAGTGCTGCCCTTAACATTATTGATGAGCTCAAGATCACCGGTGGATGTAACGTTCAGTTCGCACTTCACCCAACAAGCTTTGAGTACTGCGTAATCGAGGTTAACCCAAGAGTTAGCCGCTCATCAGCTCTTGCAAGTAAGGCAACAGGTTACCCTATTGCCAAGGTTGCAGCCAAGATTGCCCTTGGCTATACCCTTGATGAGATCAAAAATGCTATCACAGGTAAGACCTATGCAAGTTTTGAGCCTACACTTGATTACTGCGTAGTTAAGTTCCCAAGACTTCCGTTTGATAAGTTCATCACTGCCAAGAGAACTCTTACAACACAGATGAAAGCAACCGGTGAGGTAATGAGTATCTGTACTAACTTTGAAGGTGCGATGATGAAGGCTATCCGTAGCCTTGAGCAGCACGTCGACTGCCTTACAAGCTATGACTTCTCTGATCTTGATGATGACGAACTCATCGATAGACTCAAAGTTGTTGATGACCAGAGAATCTGGGTTATCGCTGAAGCATTAAGACGCGGGATCAGCCACGAGGAAATTCATGATATCACTATGATCGATCTGTGGTTTATTGATAAGCTCCACACTTTGGTCAAGATGGAACTTAAGCTCCTTCGCTGTGGAGAAAAGAATACTGCTGGTAAAACAGGCACACTTGATGATGCCAAGAAGGTTATAAGCTTTGAGACTATGCTTGAAGCAAAGCGCCTTGAGTATCCTGACACGGTTATCAGCAGACTTACAAGATTCCCTGTCAGTGTGTTAAAAGAGCTTCGCGATTACTACAACATACATGCTAGCTTCAAGATTGTAGATACCTGCGCAGCTGAGTTTGCAGCTGAGACTCCTTACTACTATTCTGTTTACAACGGTCCTGATTCTGAGGATGAAGCTGCAATAAAGTCTGACTCCGACAAGAAGAAAATTCTTGTTCTTGGTTCAGGACCTATCAGAATTGGACAGGGTATCGAATTTGACTATTGTTCAGTTCATGCAACCTGGGCATTTAAGAATGAGGGTTACGAAACAATCATAATAAATAACAACCCTGAGACAGTAAGTACTGACTTTGATATTGCAGATAAGCTCTATTTTGAGCCACTTACTGCAGAGGATGTTGAGAATATAGTTCGCCTTGAAAAGCCCGATGGAGCAGTAGTTCAGTTTGGCGGCCAGACTGCGATCAAGCTCACTCAGGATCTTATGAAGATGGGCGTTAAGATTTATGGAACAGATGCCAAGGATGTTGACGCAGCTGAAGATAGAGAAATCTTCGATCAGATTCTCGAGGAGACACAGATAAAGCGTGCCCAGGGAGCTACAGTTTATACAGCAGAAGAAGCCAAGGAAGTTGCTAATAGACTTGGATATCCTGTACTTGTAAGACCTTCCTATGTTCTTGGCGGACAGGGTATGCAGATAGCTCTTTCTGATGAAGAGATTGAAGAGTTCATGAATATCATCAACAGATATGCTCAGGATCATCCTATCCTTGTTGATAAGTATCTTCAGGGTGTAGAGACTGAGGTTGATGCGGTTTGTGATGGAGAAGATATAGTAATTCCCGGAATCATGGAGCATATCGAGAGATCAGGTATTCACTCAGGAGATTCAATTTCTGTTTATCCTGCACAGTCTCTTTCTGACAAGGTTAAAGAGACAATTGCAGAGTATACAAAGCGCCTTGCCAAGGCACTCCATGTAATTGGACTTATCAATGTTCAGTTCATAGCAGTAGGAGATGAGGTTTATATTATCGAGGCCAACCCAAGATCCTCCCGTACTGTTCCATATATCAGTAAGGTAACAGGTATTCCTATTGTTGATCTTGCAGCCCAGGTAATGATGGGCAAGAAGCTTAAGGACCTTGGTTACAAGCCGGGACTTCAGCCTGAGGCTGGATATGTTGCTATCAAGATGCCGGTGTTCTCTTTTGAAAAAATCAGAGGTGCTGAGATCAGCCTTGGACCTGAGATGAAGAGTACAGGTGAGTGCCTTGGAATCAGTAAGAGTTTTGATGAAGCTCTGTATAAGGCCTTCCTTGGTGCAGGAGTTAAGCTTCCTAAGTACAAGCAGATGATCATCACTGTCAAGGATGCCGACAAGGGTGAAGTAATAGACATAGCAAGACGCTATAAGAAGCTTGGATATATTATCTATGCAACAAGATCAACAGCTGATACCCTTAATGAAAACGGTGTTTCAGCCAGAAAGATAAACCGTCTGAGCCAGGAATCTCCTACGGTTATAGACCTTATCCTGGGCCACAAGATCGATCTTGTAATTGATACACCAACCCAGGGACGTGACAAGACAAGAGATGGATTCATTATTCGCAGAACTGCCATAGAGACAGGTGTTAATGTTATAACTGCACTTGATACAGCAAGAGCCCTTGTAACTAGCCTTGAGAGCGCAAGCTCAGAAGAAAAGCTCACACTTGTTGATATTGCTAAGCTGTAA